The stretch of DNA TATCAACTTCAAATACGAGTATGTCGATGGCGACACCCGCAACTCCAACACTTCGGATATTAAGATTTCCATACCGGTTTCACAGCCTGACCGCTTCGAACTGGGTGATCCCGTGCTTCCCAACACCATCAATGCGGGTGAGGAATCCACTATTTCCATGGAATATGTGAACAAGGGCAAGGGGGATGTGTCCAACGTCGAAGCGTCCATCGAGGGCGACGGCATCACCGCCACGCAAGCCACACAGTATATCGGCAATGTGGCATCCGGTGCTTCCGGCTCCATTGGATTCGCTTTCACCGCTGATGCGGCCGGCGAATATGATGCCAAGCTGAAGGTGACGTACGAGGATGCCAATGGCCAGCAGCAGAGCAAGGAATCGCCGGTGAAGATCACTGTGTCTGAGGCACCGGCCCCCGTTGATCCAGGCACGGATGTTGGCCCGCAGGAAAACCAGGGCGTTCCGGCTTGGGTGTGGATTGTCGTTGCTGCGACTGTCGTTGCTGTGATCGCCATTGTGGTCGTAGTGGTTGTGCGTCGCCGCAAGAAGGCGAAGAAGGCAGCCGAAGATGATGATTGGGATTGGGATCCCACCGATTCGCATGCCGGCACTGATGCTGATGACACTGCCGATACGGCTGATACCACGGCTGGCACCACGGCAGGCGCTATTGATGCGCCGACCCAGGTGATTGATTCCGTGCCCTCCGTCAAGGAGTGAGCATGCGTTTTTCGGATATCGCACGTTCGTGCATGCAGAATCTGCTGCGTCGCAAATCACGTACGGTTCTTACGGTGCTCGGTGTGATCGTCGGCTGCTGTTCGATCGTGCTCATGATTTCCATTGGCCAGGGCATCAACGAACAGAACGAGCAGATGCTCAAAAACATGGGCAACCTGAACGACATCACCGTATATGCGGACGGCGGAGGTTCGCATTCCACGGCACCGTCATCCAGCATGAGCGGTGCTGGCAGCGAACAGGCGAAACTCGACGATGACGCCGTGCAGAATTTCCGCAGCATTGCCGGTGTGTCTGGAGTGCTTCCACAGAAAACGATGTCATACAGTGTGGATGCCACGCAAGGAGCTGGTTCCCGGTATGTGTCGCAATATGTCAACGTGGTGGGAGTCGACGCCACGCAATTGGAAGAATCCGGCTATAAATTGGCCAGTGGACGTCTTCCGATGCGTGCCGGCGAAGTATTGGCGGGCAAATCCTTCGTGTATTCGTTCTACGACAAGTATGCGTCAGATCCGAGCAATCATCGTATAGAAGCGGGCGGTTATTACTGTGATGAGCACGGTTGCTCCGAATCCGAAGGCGAAGACCCGTTCTTCGATATGCTGAACTCCAAAATCACACTGATCACCGGAGCCAACTACCAAAGTCCCGACGACTACCGCAAGGTGGGCAGCGGATCCGTGGCGTCATCCGATTCCGGCAGTGGTGAGAATTCCACCATTACCATGCCATACACTGTGGTGGGTGTCATTGATTCCTCCGCCAACAACTATGATGCGTTCACTTCCGGCATTGTGATGAGCATCGACGATATGAAAACGTTGAACACCAAAATATCGGGGGGCACCAAGGCCAACACGTCAAGCAAGGTCGTTTACGATCAGGTACTGGTGCACACCCAAGACATCAAAGACGTTGCCGACGTTGAAGCGCAAATCAAGGGCGCCGGTTATCAGACTTCCTCGTTTGAGCAAACGCGTAAGGAGATCGAAAAGCAGTCGCGGGGCATCCAGTTGGCGTTGGGTGGCATTGGTGCAGTGTCGTTCTTCGTTGCCGCGATTGGCATTGCCAACACCATGATCATGTCGGTGTCGGAACGTACTCGCGAAATCGGCATTATGAAGGCTCTCGGCTGCTATGTGCGCGATATTCGCATGATGTTCCTGTGTGAGGCTGGCGCGATTGGCTTAGTTGGCGGTGTGATCGCCTGCCTGATTTCCGCAATTGGTTCGATAGGCATCAATATGGCGTCTTTGGGTGGATTCAGTGTTGAGAATCTCGGCAAAGCGATTATGGGCGGCGACGATGTGAGTCGTATTTCGGTGATTCCATGGTGGCTTTTTGTGGTGGCCATGCTGTTTTCGATTGCCGTCGGCGTGATCGCAGGTTTCGGCCCTGCCAATAAGGCTGTGAAGATTCCGGCTTTGGATGCCATCAAGAATGATCAGTGATTGCTGATTACGGATTGCCGATTGCGTGACCGATTGCAGATTGGCGGGAATGGTCTTGCGGATATAACGACCGTTCCCGCCAATTCGCTTATGCACATTAATTATTCGTTGAGAATACCGCGAATCCGAGAGACGATGGTTGCTGTGGTCAATCCGTAACGTTCATTAAGCTCGTCAAGTGGCACTCGATCGGTGAACTCTTTGGATGCGCCGAAATTCAGCACACGAACATG from Bifidobacterium catenulatum PV20-2 encodes:
- a CDS encoding COG1361 S-layer family protein; translated protein: MNKGSHSAKFINMVIALVASAVIALTCIVPTALAEDGDGTDAGNGGSTVQLAGPVPNIIITNFTYGDGSVAVGTSFDLGFTFQNMGKVAVSNMVVTVDGGENFAISGGTNTFYYDSLWAGYSLTQTVPMQVLSSAKNGAQGIDINFKYEYVDGDTRNSNTSDIKISIPVSQPDRFELGDPVLPNTINAGEESTISMEYVNKGKGDVSNVEASIEGDGITATQATQYIGNVASGASGSIGFAFTADAAGEYDAKLKVTYEDANGQQQSKESPVKITVSEAPAPVDPGTDVGPQENQGVPAWVWIVVAATVVAVIAIVVVVVVRRRKKAKKAAEDDDWDWDPTDSHAGTDADDTADTADTTAGTTAGAIDAPTQVIDSVPSVKE
- a CDS encoding ABC transporter permease, which translates into the protein MRFSDIARSCMQNLLRRKSRTVLTVLGVIVGCCSIVLMISIGQGINEQNEQMLKNMGNLNDITVYADGGGSHSTAPSSSMSGAGSEQAKLDDDAVQNFRSIAGVSGVLPQKTMSYSVDATQGAGSRYVSQYVNVVGVDATQLEESGYKLASGRLPMRAGEVLAGKSFVYSFYDKYASDPSNHRIEAGGYYCDEHGCSESEGEDPFFDMLNSKITLITGANYQSPDDYRKVGSGSVASSDSGSGENSTITMPYTVVGVIDSSANNYDAFTSGIVMSIDDMKTLNTKISGGTKANTSSKVVYDQVLVHTQDIKDVADVEAQIKGAGYQTSSFEQTRKEIEKQSRGIQLALGGIGAVSFFVAAIGIANTMIMSVSERTREIGIMKALGCYVRDIRMMFLCEAGAIGLVGGVIACLISAIGSIGINMASLGGFSVENLGKAIMGGDDVSRISVIPWWLFVVAMLFSIAVGVIAGFGPANKAVKIPALDAIKNDQ